The Pocillopora verrucosa isolate sample1 chromosome 14, ASM3666991v2, whole genome shotgun sequence genome has a segment encoding these proteins:
- the LOC131787340 gene encoding acetylserotonin O-methyltransferase-like — MQTMATRAWRIPQLIRNIYTARVSAVGKNITVSPPLPDKLHDLIYAFRESKVLFAACDLGIFDILQDSDAPQSVEDMSSKIGSNADATACFMDTLVALELLEKTKQDGSWLYSNSNIAKHFLTKSSPHSVYGYIKHSNEVIYPIFGNLESAIREGSNQWMRTFNLSSEDFFKSSYNTEEDRIRFQSAMHSTSQHFCHAVVTAFDLSSFENCCDLGGGMGTMAYTLCQYYPNMKITVCEVQSVVDSARHFHPPLEDYPNQGNISYVVGNFFQTDLPKADLYILSRILHDWPIEKVELILSNVIKCLPSGGCLLIAEAFLDEDKTGPKSVLLQSLNMLLQMQGRERTAEEYKEILQNKGFVDIQTKKLEPSVRLDAILCRKA, encoded by the exons ATGCAAACAATGGCGACCAGAGCGTGGAGGATTCCGCAACTCATCCGTAACATATACACTGCACGAGTTTCGGCTGTCGGAAAAAATATTACAGTTTCTCCGCCACTCCCAGATAAACTGCATGATCTGATATACGCTTTTCGTGAATCCAAAGTGCTGTTCGCAGCATGTGATTTGGGTATCTTCGATATCCTTCAAGATTCCGATGCTCCGCAGTCGGTCGAAGACATGTCTTCAAAGATTGGATCCAATGCTGATGCCACAGCTTGCTTCATGGACACATTGGTTGCTCTGGAATTGCTGGAAAAGACTAAGCAAGATGGATCATGGCTGTATTCAAACAGCAACATAGCAAAACATTTTCTGACAAAGTCGAGTCCCCATTCGGTTTATGGGTACATAAAACACTCCAATGAAGTGATCTATCCCATTTTCGGGAACTTAGAGAGTGCAATTCGTGAAGGATCGAATCAGTGGATGAGAACATTCAACCTGTCGTCGGAGgacttttttaaatcttcataTAACACCGAGGAGGACCGCATACGATTTCAATCTGCTATGCATTCCACGTCACAGCACTTCTGTCACGCCGTGGTGACGGCGTTTGACTTaagttcatttgaaaattgttgtgaCTTAGGAG GTGGAATGGGAACAATGGCTTACACTTTATGCCAATACTACCCAAACATGAAGATCACAGTGTGTGAAGTGCAGTCTGTTGTGGACTCTGCCCGTCATTTTCATCCCCCGTTAGAAGATTACCCCAATCAAGGAAACATCTCATACGTAGTAGGGAATTTCTTCCAAACAGATCTGCCAAAGGCTGATTTGTATATATTGTCACGTATTCTTCATGACTGGCCAATTGAAAAAGTGGAACTTATACTCTCAAATGTCATCAAGTGTTTGCCTTCAG GTGGCTGTTTGCTAATTGCTGAAGCTTTCTTGGATGAAGACAAAACTGGACCTAAAAGTGTTCTCCTTCAGTCACTGAATATGCTTTTACAAATGCAGGGAAGGGAACGCACAGCAGAGGAATATAAAGAGATCTTGCAAAATAAGGGATTTGTTGATATTCAGACCAAAAAGCTGGAGCCCTCTGTAAGATTAGATGCCATTCTATGTAGAAAAGCTTGA
- the LOC131787122 gene encoding uncharacterized protein, with the protein MDCDQFAPTRTPCPESVIFSKISLFTVLVMSFVISYILSQWLPRRKSKYFRLFSIISFLLLSLTFLPFAINDFFIKIPLWSRAIIVVIGVVLWFVLPLLRDKTSYGILIYLYSYIIYWKVYKAKIIGVVYSDGLFNGLLFTSGFIMWFVPYLAQSRKRLVHIFNRWRLQKAFYSKESLATKGCLEILQEIFCPLWTCLKRKQKRDSGRREQRGSFNSLADDIEPVKKRSLNLADLRGLEPEYISNMTIHSWKEEADSDTDDDLLTMSPTTIERLDRGPSTVDPFKDRLRPRDIELSDAMATSAAAISGYGDNLRELRVATILGLEMGATVISNLEAIKKEGWLMKLLPILINILRGLPLIAVPAVYYRGGHVWSIKAGVFTFFAIHLMLACIGALADTGAPNPNLWEKIARWFIVHVSFVKFVRVGLNIDNIGPMPPPIMLLSDGGHVENLAILPLLKKKLKKIIVVDGSYYSNEKNYGEELLKALMLARRDLNCSFIGQGGRDVISDLLENFVKLQQPNEKKPRHFRFNVEYYENDHKVGEGEILFIRPRDPRKGERSEVKTWEEFGFHLDARDWGNSPFLNEDEVDKLTFCCCACCNKKSYLSGLSELLCHKFPNHSTANQFFTPLMFSAYHREGFRACVEAEAAEFLKDNHDVLEV; encoded by the exons ATGGATTGTGATCAGTTTGCACCAACCCGTACTCCATGTCCAGAAAGCGTAATTTTCTCTAAGATTTCCCTGTTTACGGTTCTGGTCATGTCATTTGTCATCTCCTACATTCTGTCGCAATGGTTACCTAGAAGGAAGTCTAAATATTTCAGACTTTTCTCAATAATTTCCTTCTTACTTCTTTCTCTTACTTTCCTTCCATTTGCAATCAAcgattttttcattaaaatcccCCTGTGGAGTCGGGCGATCATTGTAGTAATTGGTGTGGTACTATGGTTCGTCCTACCTCTGTTGCGGGACAAAACGTCCTACGGCATTCTAATCTATCTCTACTCTTACATCATCTATTGGAAAGTGTACAAAGCCAAGATTATTGGTGTTGTGTATTCTGATGGGCTGTTTAATGGGCTGCTTTTTACCTCTGGGTTTATCATGTGGTTTGTTCCCTACCTGGCACAATCAAGGAAGAGGCTCGTCCATATCTTCAACAG ATGGAGACTTCAGAAGGCATTTTACTCAAAGGAAAGTTTAGCTACCAAGGGATGTCTGGAAATACTCCAGGAGATTTTCTGCCCTTTGTGGACATGTCTGAAGAGAAAACAGAAGCGGGATTCTGGTCGCAGAGAACAGAGAGGTAGCTTTAATTCTTTGGCGGATGACATTGAGCCAGTAAAGAAAAGATCTTTGAACCTGGCAGATCTCAGAGGCCTAGAACCTGAATATATATCAAACATGACCATCCACAGCTGGAAGGAAGAGGCAGATTCTGACACGGATGATGATCTCCTGACAATGTCGCCTACCACAATAGAGCGCTTAGATCGAGGTCCATCGACTGTCGATCCATTCAAGGATAGGCTGAGGCCTCGAGATATAGAGTTGTCAGACGCCATGGCAACGTCTGCAGCAGCAATTTCCGGGTACGGTGATAACCTTAGGGAATTGCGCGTTGCCACGATTCTTGGACTCGAAATGGGAGCCACAGTGATCAGCAACCTCGAGGCAATTAAAAAGGAGGGATGGCTCATGAAG CTCCTCCCAATTCTCATCAACATTCTCCGTGGTCTTCCATTGATCGCTGTACCAGCGGTTTACTATAGAGGAGGACATGTGTGGTCAATTAAAGCAGGAGTATTCACATTCTTTGCAATTCACCTCATGTTGGCTTGTATTGGAGCTCTCGCTGATACAGGAGCTCCGAACCCAAACTTATGGGAGAAGATAGCCAG GTGGTTCATCGTGCACGTTTCCTTTGTGAAGTTCGTGAGAGTAGGCCTTAACATTGACAACATCGGACCCATGCCTCCTCCCATCATGCTACTTAGCGATGGAGGCCACGTGGAAAATCTTGCTATTTTGCCATTGTTAAAGAAGAAACTCAAGAAAATTATTGTGGTGGATGGCAGTTACTATTCCAATGAGAAGAATTATGGGGAAGAACTACTGAAAGCACTGATGCTGGCTCGTAGAGACCTGAATTGTTCGTTTATTGGCCAGGGCGGTCGTGACGTCATTTCAGACCTGTTGGAGAATTTCGTGAAGCTTCAGcaaccaaatgaaaaaaaaccacGACATTTCAG ATTTAATGTTGAATACTACGAAAACGACCACAAAGTTGGTGAAGGCGAAATTTTGTTCATTCGGCCAAGAGATCCGCGAAAAGGTGAAAGGAGCGAGGTCAAAACCTGGGAAGAGTTTGGTTTCCATCTGGACGCACGTGACTGGGGGAATAGTCCATTTCTGAACGAAGACGAAGTCGACAAGTTGACCTTCTGTTGTTGTGCATGTTGTAACAAAAAGTCCTATTTGAGCGGTTTATCTGAGCTCCTCTGCCACAAGTTCCCGAATCACAGCACAGCTAATCAATTCTTCACGCCTTTAATGTTCTCCGCCTATCATCGTGAAGGCTTCCGAGCATGCGTTGAAGCGGAAGCTGCTGAATTTCTCAAGGACAACCACGATGTCCTTGAGGTGTGA